The proteins below are encoded in one region of Pongo pygmaeus isolate AG05252 chromosome 20, NHGRI_mPonPyg2-v2.0_pri, whole genome shotgun sequence:
- the PLPP2 gene encoding phospholipid phosphatase 2 isoform X1 → MQRRWVFVLLDVLCLLVASLPFAILTLVNAPYKRGFYCGDDSIRYPYRPDTITHGLMAGVTTTATIVLVSAGEAYLVYTDRLYSRSDFNNYVAAVYKVLGTFLFGAAVSQSLTDLAKYMIGRLRPNFLAVCDPDWSRINCSVYVQLEKVCRGNPADVTEARLSFYSGHSSFGMYCMVFLALYVQARLCWKWARLLRPTVQFFLVAFALYVGYTRVSDYKHHWSDVLVGLLQGALVAALTVRYISDFFKARPPQHCLQEEELERKPSLSLTLTLGEADHNHYGYPHSSS, encoded by the exons ATGCAGCGGAGGTGGGTCTTCGTGCTGCTCGACGTGCTGTGCTTACTGGTCG CCTCCCTGCCCTTTGCTATCCTGACGCTGGTGAACGCCCCGTACAAGCGAGGATTTTACTGTGGGGATGACTCCATCCGGTACCCCTACCGTCCAGATACCATCACCCACGGGCTCATGGCTGGGGTCACTACGACGGCCACCATCGTCCTT GTCTCGGCCGGGGAAGCCTACCTGGTGTACACAGACCGGCTCTATTCTCGCTCTGACTTCAACAACTATGTGGCTGCTGTATACAAGGTGCTGGGGACCTTCCTGTTCGGGGCTGCTGTGAGCCAGTCTCTGACAGACCTGGCCAAGTACATGATTGGGCGTCTGAGGCCCAACTTCCTAGCCGTCTGCGACCCCGACTGGAGCCGGATCAACTGCTCGGTCTATGTGCAGCTGGAGAAAGTGTGCAGGGGAAACCCTGCCGACGTCACCGAGGCCAG gTTGTCTTTCTACTCGGGACACTCTTCCTTTGGGATGTACTGCATGGTGTTCTTGGCG CTGTATGTGCAGGCACGGCTCTGTTGGAAGTGGGCACGGCTGCTGCGACCCACAGTCCAGTTCTTCCTGGTGGCCTTTGCCCTCTACGTGGGCTACACCCGCGTGTCTGATTACAAACACCACTGGAGCGATGTCCTTGTTGGCCTCCTGCAGGGGGCACTGGTGGCTGCCCTCACT GTCCGCTACATCTCAGACTTCTTCAAAGCCCGACCCCCACAGCACTGTCTGcaggaggaggagctggaacGGAAGCCCAGCCTGTCACTGACGTTGACCCTGGGCGAGGCTGACCACAACCACTATGGATACCCGCACTCCTCCTCCTGA
- the PLPP2 gene encoding phospholipid phosphatase 2 isoform X2 translates to MAGVTTTATIVLVSAGEAYLVYTDRLYSRSDFNNYVAAVYKVLGTFLFGAAVSQSLTDLAKYMIGRLRPNFLAVCDPDWSRINCSVYVQLEKVCRGNPADVTEARLSFYSGHSSFGMYCMVFLALYVQARLCWKWARLLRPTVQFFLVAFALYVGYTRVSDYKHHWSDVLVGLLQGALVAALTVRYISDFFKARPPQHCLQEEELERKPSLSLTLTLGEADHNHYGYPHSSS, encoded by the exons ATGGCTGGGGTCACTACGACGGCCACCATCGTCCTT GTCTCGGCCGGGGAAGCCTACCTGGTGTACACAGACCGGCTCTATTCTCGCTCTGACTTCAACAACTATGTGGCTGCTGTATACAAGGTGCTGGGGACCTTCCTGTTCGGGGCTGCTGTGAGCCAGTCTCTGACAGACCTGGCCAAGTACATGATTGGGCGTCTGAGGCCCAACTTCCTAGCCGTCTGCGACCCCGACTGGAGCCGGATCAACTGCTCGGTCTATGTGCAGCTGGAGAAAGTGTGCAGGGGAAACCCTGCCGACGTCACCGAGGCCAG gTTGTCTTTCTACTCGGGACACTCTTCCTTTGGGATGTACTGCATGGTGTTCTTGGCG CTGTATGTGCAGGCACGGCTCTGTTGGAAGTGGGCACGGCTGCTGCGACCCACAGTCCAGTTCTTCCTGGTGGCCTTTGCCCTCTACGTGGGCTACACCCGCGTGTCTGATTACAAACACCACTGGAGCGATGTCCTTGTTGGCCTCCTGCAGGGGGCACTGGTGGCTGCCCTCACT GTCCGCTACATCTCAGACTTCTTCAAAGCCCGACCCCCACAGCACTGTCTGcaggaggaggagctggaacGGAAGCCCAGCCTGTCACTGACGTTGACCCTGGGCGAGGCTGACCACAACCACTATGGATACCCGCACTCCTCCTCCTGA